The Mesorhizobium sp. M3A.F.Ca.ET.080.04.2.1 genome contains the following window.
CCTTGCCGAGCTGAGGAATGTAGTTGGCGACCTCGCCGCGATCCGTGCGATCCGCCATTTCGGCGGCGACTTCGGCCAACGCCTGCTCGAGTTCCGGCATGAAGTCCCCGCTATTTCAGCCAGCGCTCGATGCGCGCGATCGCCTCGACCATGTCCTCGTGGCTGCCGGCATAGGAAAAGCGCATGGTGCGATGGCCCTGAAGCGGATCGAAATCGCGACCGGGCGTGGCTGCGACGTGCGCCTCGGCAAGCATCTTGCGGGCAAAGGCCATACTGTCATTGGTGTGGCGGGTGACGTCGCAGAAAGCGTAGAAGGCACCATCCATGGGCGCCGCCAGCGCGAAGCCGAGTTCCGGCAGGCGCTTCATCAGAAGATCGCGGTTCCAGGCATAGCGCGCCTTCACCGCTTCCAGCTCCGCCGTTGCCTTGAACGCCTCGATCGCCGCGAGCTGCGACAGTTCCGGCGGTGAGATGTAGAGGCTCTGAGCGATGCGCTCGACAGGGCGCACCAGTTCCTCGGGCAGCACCATCCAGCCGATGCGCCAGCCCGTCATGCAATAGTATTTCGAGAAGGAATTGATCGCCGTCACACCGGCGCCACAGGCCAAGGCCGTGACATCCGGCGCGGCATAGGCCAGCCGGTGGTAGATTTCGTCGGAGATCACCGCGATGCCGAGCTCCTCGGCCGTCTTCACCAACGCGGAAAGCACCTTGCCCGGGATGACCGCGCCAGTCGGGTTCGCGGGACTGGCAAAGAGCACGCCCTTGAGCGGTCTTTCGCTGTGCGCCTCCTTCAGGTGCCCGGGATGAAGGTAGGCGTCCGAGCCGAGCTCGATCTCGACAATCTCGATGCCGAGCGCGGCCATGATGTTGCGGTAGGCCGGATAGCCGGGTGCGGCGATCGCAACGCGGTCACCGGGATCGAACATGGCCAGGAAGGCAAGATTGAAGGCGGCCGACGAGCCTGTGGTCACCGCAATGCGGGCCGGGGCGACATCGATACCGTAATGCTCGCCATAGTGCGCGGCGATCGCCCTGCGCAGCTCCGCCAGGCCCAGTGCATCGGTGTAGCCGATGCGGCCATATTTGAGGGCCGCTGCCGCTGCTTCGCGCACGATGGCCGGCGCCGGGTCCGATGGCTGGCCCACCGCCATCGACACCACCGGCACGCCCGTCGCCTTAAGCCGGTTGGCTTCGGCCAGGATATCCATGGCGTGGAACGGCTCGACCTCGCCGCGGCGTGAAAGCGAAACGACCATCTGACCTCTCGTCCACCCTGCCCTTGTTGTCGCAATTCCGGCGGAAAGCCGCCGCGAACCGTGCCGGGACCGCCCAGCATCAGCGCAAGCGCCGCACAAATGCCCGATTGATGTGGGGATCACAAGCGCGCAGGAAGTTGCCGGCGCCGACTTTTCATCCTTCGCCCGCTCGTCTACCAGTGGAGCTGTCATGTTGAGCCGAGCCCGACCATCCGAAGCCAGATCGACCCTGGTAGGAACCGCACGCGCATTTGCGACACTGCTGCTTGCCGCCGCCGTCGCAATCTCAGGCTCGACCAACGCCTTTGCGCAGGGCGTCCCCGTCGTGCGCGATGCCGAAATCGAAGCGCTGGTGCGCGACTATGCCCGGCCGATCTTCAGGGCAGCCGGCCTTGCCAATGACGGCATCGACATCGTGCTCGTCAACGATCAGAGCTTCAATGCCTTCGTCACTGGCCGTCGCCTGTTCATCAATACCGGCGCCCTGATGACTGCCGAGACGCCGAACGAGATCATCGGCGTCATCGCGCACGAGGCCGGCCACATCGCCGGCGGCCACCAGCAGAAGCTGCGCGACCAGCTCGAACGCGCCAAGACGATGGCCATCCTCGCCACACTGCTCGGCGCCGGCGCCATCGTCGCCGGCGCGACCACCAACAGCCGCGGCCTCGCCGGCGCAGGCATGGGCGTAGCGGCGGGCAGCGGCGAGATGGCGCAGCGCAGCATCCTCGCCTATCAACGCGGCGAAGAAATCATCGCCGACCGCTCGGCAATCACCTATCTCAACGCCACCGGCCAGTCCGGGATGGGCATGCTCAAGACCTTTGCCCGCTTCCAGAGCGCCTTGTCGCTGGCCGGCACG
Protein-coding sequences here:
- a CDS encoding aminotransferase class I/II-fold pyridoxal phosphate-dependent enzyme, with product MVVSLSRRGEVEPFHAMDILAEANRLKATGVPVVSMAVGQPSDPAPAIVREAAAAALKYGRIGYTDALGLAELRRAIAAHYGEHYGIDVAPARIAVTTGSSAAFNLAFLAMFDPGDRVAIAAPGYPAYRNIMAALGIEIVEIELGSDAYLHPGHLKEAHSERPLKGVLFASPANPTGAVIPGKVLSALVKTAEELGIAVISDEIYHRLAYAAPDVTALACGAGVTAINSFSKYYCMTGWRIGWMVLPEELVRPVERIAQSLYISPPELSQLAAIEAFKATAELEAVKARYAWNRDLLMKRLPELGFALAAPMDGAFYAFCDVTRHTNDSMAFARKMLAEAHVAATPGRDFDPLQGHRTMRFSYAGSHEDMVEAIARIERWLK